The Lactuca sativa cultivar Salinas chromosome 2, Lsat_Salinas_v11, whole genome shotgun sequence genome includes a window with the following:
- the LOC111903275 gene encoding ethylene-responsive transcription factor ERF024: MANRRRSNSSAFQLPEYDTSHSTEAGGSSSTRHPVYHGIRLRAGKWVSEIREPNKSSRIWLGTYPTPEMAAAAYDVATLALKGTHAVLNFPESVLSNTLPECPTAGDIRAAAARAAAARSPAYESGEGSMTVDAADNIYTAPSTGVFMDDEAVFGMPNLLLDMAEGMLLSPPRIDYSPPDNGAYYFGGGNLWNY, from the coding sequence ATGGCGAACCGTCGACGCAGCAACTCCTCCGCTTTTCAGCTACCCGAATATGATACTTCTCACTCTACAGAAGCTGGCGGCTCCTCCTCGACCCGCCACCCAGTTTACCATGGAATCCGGTTGCGAGCTGGGAAATGGGTGTCTGAAATTCGTGAACCGAACAAGTCAAGTCGCATATGGCTTGGCACGTATCCCACACCGGAGATGGCAGCCGCTGCTTACGACGTCGCCACATTGGCACTTAAAGGTACGCATGCGGTGCTAAACTTTCCAGAATCTGTTCTATCAAATACGCTTCCTGAGTGTCCTACGGCTGGCGACATCCGTGCTGCAGCAGCAAGAGCAGCTGCTGCTCGATCACCGGCTTATGAAAGTGGTGAAGGAAGCATGACGGTGGATGCTGCAGATAATATATATACAGCCCCTTCTACTGGTGTATTTATGGATGATGAAGCAGTGTTTGGCATGCCAAATCTGTTATTGGATATGGCGGAAGGAATGCTCCTAAGTCCACCAAGGATCGATTATAGTCCCCCGGACAATGGCGCATATTATTTTGGTGGAGGCAATCTGTGGAACTACTGA